A section of the Elizabethkingia anophelis R26 genome encodes:
- a CDS encoding anti-sigma factor — MNTKEYISSGIIESYILGLASPEEASILECVMKNNAEVKAAFEEAQKTLEDLATAQAMTPPEDLKSKTWSKIQKEQITEEKTSDVSKPSMNLRIEEKREIKGTEKNTNWKSFTVAASVLFLVSIAGNLYWLNRQSEAKKEIVKLETANQAQNLALQKMNEKWQTLSGSNMQIIALKGVEKHPEAKATVFWDQKTKEVYLNAESLPKAPKGMQYQLWAIADGKPVNAGMYTEEKDSKIALSKIPKAQAFAITLEKENGSEVPTMENMYVMGGI, encoded by the coding sequence TTGAATACTAAAGAATACATATCATCCGGAATTATAGAATCTTATATTCTAGGTCTTGCTTCTCCCGAGGAGGCAAGTATTTTGGAGTGTGTTATGAAGAATAATGCAGAGGTAAAAGCTGCTTTTGAAGAAGCACAAAAAACTTTGGAAGATCTGGCTACAGCACAAGCCATGACACCTCCGGAAGATTTAAAATCTAAAACCTGGAGCAAAATCCAGAAAGAACAAATAACAGAAGAAAAAACTTCTGATGTTTCCAAACCTTCAATGAATCTTAGAATTGAAGAAAAAAGAGAAATAAAAGGAACCGAGAAAAATACGAACTGGAAAAGTTTTACAGTTGCAGCATCTGTCCTGTTTCTGGTGAGTATCGCCGGAAATTTATATTGGCTAAACCGACAGTCTGAAGCTAAAAAAGAAATTGTAAAGCTGGAAACGGCTAATCAGGCTCAGAATTTAGCATTGCAAAAGATGAATGAAAAGTGGCAAACACTATCCGGTTCCAATATGCAAATCATTGCTTTAAAGGGTGTTGAGAAGCATCCGGAAGCTAAAGCCACAGTTTTCTGGGATCAGAAAACTAAAGAGGTTTATCTGAATGCAGAGAGTCTGCCAAAAGCACCAAAAGGCATGCAATATCAACTATGGGCTATTGCAGACGGAAAACCCGTAAATGCCGGAATGTATACCGAAGAAAAAGACAGTAAGATTGCTCTTTCGAAGATACCAAAAGCCCAGGCTTTTGCTATAACACTTGAAAAAGAAAACGGAAGCGAGGTACCTACTATGGAGAATATGTATGTAATGGGAGGAATTTAA
- a CDS encoding DUF2971 domain-containing protein, giving the protein MRVFKYRSNYGRDLITLTCNQLFASKYEDLNDPFESMQFMDPINDESFIDSLPYLTNKTELKSAYAEVVRLLKTQGVYSLSKDVDNEILWALYSDSHRGFAIEYETDILLKDFNFDPNIPCAFMFDIEYTNTSRVPKIIQQALNGKLNIQSIIGNKSTAWEKENELRITFEDWGLLTYNHTAVKSIIFGAKARKEDIKNTMNLLKGRGLKYKQIEISSKKYQLKIKAIEDLYPNSPQYYQNKAFFDKGLLLKQNLKEYYKYKKQIERIALKIVELPNIIEIQEIVLTGDSSEPMLQISCKNDLRKLTTRNFRFKYIKRKGFIEIA; this is encoded by the coding sequence ATGAGAGTTTTCAAATACAGAAGCAACTATGGACGTGACCTGATTACCTTAACCTGTAATCAATTATTTGCCTCAAAATATGAAGATCTTAATGATCCTTTTGAAAGTATGCAGTTTATGGATCCCATAAATGATGAATCATTCATTGATAGTTTGCCCTATTTAACCAATAAAACTGAACTGAAATCTGCTTACGCGGAAGTCGTTCGCTTGCTAAAAACCCAGGGTGTATACTCACTTTCAAAAGATGTGGATAATGAGATATTATGGGCATTGTATTCAGATTCACACAGAGGATTTGCAATCGAATATGAAACAGATATTCTGCTGAAAGATTTTAATTTTGATCCTAATATTCCATGTGCTTTTATGTTCGACATCGAGTACACCAATACCTCCAGAGTTCCCAAGATCATCCAACAGGCTTTAAATGGAAAGCTCAATATCCAAAGTATCATTGGTAACAAATCGACTGCATGGGAAAAGGAAAATGAGTTAAGAATAACATTTGAAGATTGGGGACTTCTTACTTATAATCATACCGCTGTTAAATCTATTATATTTGGAGCAAAAGCGCGAAAAGAGGATATTAAGAATACGATGAACCTACTGAAGGGGCGTGGCTTAAAGTATAAACAAATTGAAATAAGCTCTAAAAAATACCAATTAAAAATAAAAGCTATTGAAGATTTATACCCAAACAGTCCTCAGTACTATCAGAATAAAGCTTTTTTCGATAAAGGATTATTATTAAAGCAAAATCTAAAAGAATATTACAAATACAAAAAGCAGATAGAAAGGATAGCACTAAAGATTGTAGAGCTGCCTAATATTATTGAAATCCAGGAGATTGTGCTAACAGGAGATTCGAGTGAACCTATGCTTCAAATTTCATGTAAAAATGATCTGAGAAAGCTTACCACTCGAAATTTCAGATTCAAATATATTAAACGAAAAGGATTCATTGAAATAGCATAA
- a CDS encoding ferritin-like domain-containing protein, with protein sequence MNILKLLDMLSDDKFFTAGSSRSEAITNIYTFGKKAAIAAVPLGLGSMMTTKAETVKQSSMAVSMAQNDLTDALQLALVLEYLENEYYNIGLSAPGLIPAKDRTVFMQISKHESAHVSFLKNTLTSLGTTPGNKPTFDFTAKGKFSPFTDYSQFLVLAQAFEDTGVRAYKGQAGNVMSNKTVLQAALQIHSVEARHASQVRRMRANKGWIELADGGNMPAATNPVYAGEDNTNQAGYNTSTTFGAAAGSASYDEILTGDDAKAIASLFIV encoded by the coding sequence ATGAACATTCTTAAATTATTAGATATGCTTTCTGATGACAAATTCTTTACTGCGGGTTCATCCAGATCAGAAGCAATTACAAACATATATACTTTCGGAAAAAAAGCAGCTATAGCAGCCGTACCTCTGGGTCTGGGTTCTATGATGACTACAAAAGCCGAAACGGTAAAACAATCATCCATGGCTGTGAGTATGGCTCAAAATGACCTCACAGATGCACTACAACTGGCATTAGTCCTTGAATATCTTGAAAATGAATATTATAATATTGGTCTTTCTGCTCCCGGGCTTATTCCGGCTAAAGACAGAACCGTATTTATGCAAATTTCCAAACATGAATCTGCACATGTAAGCTTTCTTAAAAATACATTAACTTCTCTGGGAACAACTCCCGGTAACAAACCAACCTTCGATTTTACAGCAAAAGGTAAATTTTCTCCATTTACAGATTACAGTCAGTTTCTGGTTCTGGCTCAGGCTTTCGAAGATACCGGGGTAAGAGCTTATAAAGGGCAGGCCGGAAATGTGATGTCTAATAAAACTGTTTTGCAGGCAGCCCTTCAGATTCATTCAGTAGAGGCCAGACATGCCTCACAAGTCAGAAGAATGCGGGCTAATAAAGGCTGGATAGAGCTTGCAGACGGTGGGAATATGCCTGCTGCAACCAATCCTGTGTATGCCGGAGAAGACAATACCAATCAGGCAGGATATAATACCAGTACAACATTCGGAGCTGCTGCCGGTTCCGCTTCCTATGACGAAATTCTTACAGGTGATGATGCTAAGGCTATTGCATCTTTATTCATTGTATAG
- a CDS encoding ferritin-like domain-containing protein — protein MKKTIHISNQGATLDTSRRNFLKLGGIGLAMAGLTMVGCNDGDGFNFMDDTVFDLGQGDVGVLNYAYALEQLEADFYTKVVNNFYTGISSNEKEIFTDLYHHEVIHRDFFKAAISGATSHVLPKLEFQYPNVNFNDRSSVLATAKALEDTGVAAYNAAGKYITNPAYLVIAGKIVSVEARHASAIRNLINPGSADFSGDDVIDANGLDVAKEPKDIVMAAGGFIKTRFTWKERGIS, from the coding sequence ATGAAAAAAACAATTCATATTTCAAACCAGGGAGCAACTCTGGATACCAGCAGAAGAAATTTCCTAAAGCTTGGTGGAATTGGTCTTGCAATGGCAGGTCTTACAATGGTGGGTTGCAATGATGGTGATGGATTCAACTTCATGGACGATACGGTATTCGACCTTGGACAAGGCGATGTAGGAGTACTTAATTATGCCTATGCACTGGAGCAGCTGGAAGCAGATTTCTATACAAAAGTGGTTAACAATTTTTACACAGGAATCTCCAGTAATGAAAAAGAGATTTTCACAGATCTTTATCACCACGAGGTTATTCACCGTGATTTTTTCAAAGCAGCAATTAGTGGTGCTACTTCTCATGTTTTGCCAAAATTGGAATTTCAATACCCCAATGTGAATTTTAATGACCGCAGTTCAGTTTTGGCGACAGCCAAAGCTTTGGAAGATACCGGAGTAGCAGCCTACAATGCTGCTGGAAAATACATTACAAATCCGGCTTATCTTGTGATTGCAGGAAAGATAGTTTCCGTGGAAGCAAGGCATGCGTCGGCAATAAGAAACCTTATAAATCCCGGATCGGCTGACTTTTCAGGAGACGATGTTATAGATGCTAACGGGCTGGATGTGGCGAAAGAGCCTAAAGACATTGTTATGGCTGCAGGCGGATTTATAAAAACCCGATTTACGTGGAAAGAAAGAGGCATTAGTTAA
- a CDS encoding glycoside hydrolase family 3 C-terminal domain-containing protein: MLQNNNTLPINDNYKKILVVGTDATDARLGGYSGPGNKKVNILDGIKNFVKNKNIEVSYAKGIDWNLKTFMQVPSEYLSFKGEKGLRGLYFSNSNLTGKPVIDKLDEQIGFKWTLYSPEPEKLQPDNYSIKWEGKLEAPTSGKYKLGLRGNDGFRLYLNGKLLIDRWEKLSYSTQTTDVDFVQGQKYDIAIEFHENRGEANLELIWNYGLNNYEKDFNEALRLAQNSDYIIITAGIHEGEFQDRSSLSLPGNQEAFIHEVAKLNKPVAVVLVGGSAIKTTNWKDKVGAIIDIWYPGEEGGNAVAKVLFGAENPSGKLPVTFPIEEGQLPLSYNHHPTGRGNDYHDLSGEPLYPFGYGLSYTSFEISDLQLDKNQYSENDIIKAQVSVKNTGAKEGSEVVQLYIKDLLASVSRPVIELKGFQKVHLKPGESKNITIELPVKELKFLDEKMNWIVEKGTYRIMIGNSSKNLPLKQNIEIE, from the coding sequence TTGCTTCAGAATAATAATACTCTTCCTATTAACGATAACTATAAAAAAATTCTGGTTGTAGGAACAGATGCTACAGATGCCAGATTAGGTGGCTATTCAGGACCTGGTAATAAAAAGGTTAATATTTTAGATGGTATTAAAAACTTCGTTAAGAACAAAAATATTGAAGTATCGTATGCCAAAGGTATTGACTGGAATCTGAAAACATTTATGCAAGTTCCTTCCGAATATTTGTCTTTTAAGGGAGAGAAAGGATTAAGAGGTCTGTATTTTTCCAATAGCAATTTAACGGGAAAACCTGTTATTGATAAACTAGATGAACAGATAGGATTCAAGTGGACTTTATACTCTCCTGAGCCGGAAAAATTGCAACCGGATAATTACAGTATTAAATGGGAAGGAAAATTAGAAGCCCCGACTTCCGGAAAATATAAATTGGGATTACGGGGAAATGATGGGTTTAGATTATATTTAAACGGGAAATTATTGATAGACCGGTGGGAAAAACTGAGTTATTCCACCCAAACAACAGATGTAGATTTTGTACAAGGACAGAAATATGATATTGCAATAGAATTTCATGAAAACAGAGGTGAAGCCAATCTCGAACTGATCTGGAATTATGGACTGAATAATTATGAAAAGGATTTTAATGAGGCTTTAAGACTAGCGCAAAATTCTGATTATATCATTATAACGGCAGGAATTCATGAAGGTGAATTTCAGGACCGATCTTCATTAAGTCTCCCCGGGAATCAGGAAGCATTTATTCATGAAGTAGCCAAATTAAACAAGCCTGTAGCTGTAGTCTTAGTTGGGGGATCTGCTATCAAAACTACAAACTGGAAAGATAAAGTAGGAGCTATTATAGATATCTGGTATCCGGGAGAAGAAGGTGGAAATGCTGTAGCTAAAGTATTGTTTGGTGCAGAAAATCCTTCCGGAAAATTACCTGTTACATTTCCAATTGAAGAAGGGCAGCTTCCGCTAAGCTATAATCATCATCCTACAGGCAGGGGAAATGACTATCATGATCTTAGCGGGGAACCATTATATCCTTTTGGATATGGATTAAGTTATACTTCTTTTGAGATTTCGGACTTACAACTTGATAAGAATCAATATTCTGAAAATGATATAATAAAAGCTCAGGTAAGTGTGAAGAATACAGGAGCTAAAGAGGGGAGTGAAGTTGTACAGTTGTATATTAAAGATTTATTAGCCTCTGTATCAAGACCTGTTATTGAATTAAAGGGCTTTCAGAAAGTGCATTTGAAACCCGGAGAATCAAAAAATATTACAATAGAGCTTCCGGTAAAAGAACTTAAGTTCTTAGATGAAAAGATGAACTGGATCGTTGAAAAAGGAACTTACAGAATCATGATCGGAAATTCGTCGAAGAATCTACCTTTAAAACAAAATATTGAAATAGAGTAG
- a CDS encoding TMEM175 family protein, with the protein MENQENESYSGTKVKYPKQEFQVERLAFFSDAIFAIAITLLIIEFKVPHVTRESTYDQVLGKLSELKYNFLALLFSFGLISMFWIRHHFLFKHIHNYNGPVIRLNMLIMLTIIFFPFTTTFYADSVENLAVFTLAFRLFALNNILAALSIFALSYYVFVAHTELSYSIPEHYKRKFFSDNLFLASMFILLLTLTFFTDSAKLLGGIACVTILVKNILERILKISHVKYS; encoded by the coding sequence ATGGAAAATCAGGAAAATGAAAGTTATTCAGGTACAAAAGTAAAGTACCCAAAGCAGGAATTTCAGGTAGAAAGACTGGCTTTTTTCAGCGATGCTATTTTTGCAATAGCAATTACTCTTCTTATTATCGAGTTCAAGGTGCCACATGTTACCCGGGAAAGTACATATGATCAGGTACTCGGAAAACTGTCGGAACTAAAGTATAATTTTCTGGCCTTGCTTTTTAGCTTTGGACTCATCTCAATGTTCTGGATCAGACATCATTTCCTGTTCAAACATATCCATAATTACAACGGGCCAGTGATTCGGCTGAATATGCTCATTATGCTTACGATTATTTTCTTTCCGTTTACCACTACTTTTTATGCAGATTCGGTTGAAAATCTTGCTGTATTTACATTAGCATTTCGGTTATTCGCTCTCAATAATATACTGGCAGCTCTTAGTATTTTTGCTCTTTCTTACTATGTTTTTGTTGCGCATACAGAGCTTTCTTATAGTATTCCGGAGCATTATAAACGTAAATTTTTCTCAGACAATCTGTTTCTGGCAAGCATGTTTATTTTACTGCTTACACTCACATTTTTCACAGATAGTGCAAAGCTATTAGGAGGGATTGCCTGTGTTACTATCCTTGTAAAAAATATTCTGGAGAGAATATTGAAAATTAGCCATGTAAAATATTCCTGA
- a CDS encoding phosphatidylinositol-specific phospholipase C, whose amino-acid sequence MKKLTHYLLTAAIAGVFFSCSENTTERDSEGVKALNATAINKASLASVGISNWMSALQDNVSLSQISVPGTHDSGATVEFPSGTAKTQNLTIAEQLSIGVRFLDIRCRHIDDSFAIHHGPVYQKLNFDDVLNAVYAFLDSHPTETVIMSVKEEYNASNTTRSFEKTFDAYVQKNPSKWDLGNNIPKLGDIRGKIRLLRRFPADSKPKGIDATNWADNTTFEISTPVKVKVQDNYKVDNNDTKWSQIQSVLTEAKADTSGKLFINFTSGYKPLIFGIPSIPTVSNAINPKLKTFFQSSTQGSYGILPIDFISAELAEPIVKTNFSNNP is encoded by the coding sequence ATGAAAAAACTAACTCACTATTTGCTGACTGCTGCTATTGCAGGCGTATTCTTTTCATGCTCCGAGAACACCACTGAAAGAGATTCCGAAGGTGTTAAAGCCCTAAATGCTACTGCTATTAACAAAGCTTCGTTAGCTTCAGTAGGAATTAGCAACTGGATGTCTGCTTTGCAGGATAATGTTTCTTTGTCACAAATCTCAGTACCCGGAACTCATGATTCCGGAGCCACAGTAGAATTCCCTTCCGGGACTGCAAAAACACAGAATCTTACTATTGCTGAACAGCTTAGTATTGGTGTTCGCTTCCTGGATATCCGCTGCCGACACATTGATGATTCTTTTGCCATACACCATGGACCTGTTTATCAGAAGCTGAACTTCGATGATGTACTGAATGCTGTTTATGCATTTTTAGACAGCCATCCTACGGAAACGGTTATTATGTCGGTAAAGGAAGAGTATAATGCGTCTAATACAACCAGAAGTTTTGAGAAAACTTTTGATGCCTATGTTCAGAAAAATCCTTCTAAATGGGATTTGGGTAATAACATTCCTAAATTGGGAGACATAAGAGGTAAGATAAGATTATTGCGAAGGTTCCCTGCAGATTCAAAACCTAAAGGGATAGATGCTACAAACTGGGCAGATAATACCACCTTCGAAATCAGTACTCCGGTTAAAGTAAAAGTACAGGATAATTACAAAGTAGATAATAACGATACTAAATGGTCGCAGATTCAGTCTGTTCTTACTGAAGCAAAAGCTGATACCAGCGGAAAGCTGTTTATTAATTTTACAAGTGGTTACAAACCTCTAATATTCGGGATTCCAAGTATTCCTACAGTTTCTAATGCTATTAATCCAAAGCTTAAAACCTTCTTTCAGAGTAGTACACAGGGCTCTTACGGCATTCTGCCGATAGATTTTATCAGTGCAGAACTGGCAGAGCCTATCGTTAAAACAAATTTTTCAAATAATCCCTAA
- a CDS encoding BCCT family transporter, giving the protein MMKFSNFKTTFSKGVTVPSLIFIITVCLLSAVFPKLTEDLLNNVKEFIFVKLNWVYVWSVTIFVLFLIYLMFSKYGNIRLGRNDSKPKYSFFSWISMLFAAGMGIGLMYFSVAEPMQHYSNDVFTGNNHINRAKNAQLYTFFHWGIHAWAIYGVVGLALSYFAYRYRLPLSLRSCFYPLLKDKINGRWGNAIDVFALCSTFFGITTTLGFGVVQINSGLQTLHIVPENSFVYQVIIVSVLVTLSIISAVTGVDKGVKLLSNINVISVIVLLVFVLALGPTVYLIGSFTEGLGNYINNFFNLTFGTHVYEEETLPWFYNWTILYWAWWISWSPYVGLFIAKISKGRTIREFIAAVLILPTLFNFIWMSVFGNSAIWIDLHAAGGALSQLAGDPDALMFRFLEYMPFSSIVSFFVILIILIFFVTSADSGMFVMNSIATKNAKVSPKWQTVFWGVLLAVLALLLLNAGGLKALQSMTLITALPFSIIIILFIVSLMKALIIDKNYYERDFSASTAPWSGEYWKERLKQIISLDDRQSIDHFINTTVKTAFTELQAEFAENGTEAKINTYENPTRIEIEIQYDLVNNFLYGVRNQSRTVSAYLLNEDNLPDADDNKAHFPGSYFGDAREGYDVRLFTKNELISDVLKHYERFIEIISEERNEMFISSNANKRMK; this is encoded by the coding sequence ATGATGAAATTTTCTAATTTTAAAACAACATTCAGCAAGGGCGTTACAGTCCCCAGTTTAATTTTTATTATTACCGTCTGTCTACTTTCGGCAGTTTTTCCAAAACTTACGGAAGACCTCCTGAACAATGTAAAAGAATTTATTTTTGTTAAACTCAATTGGGTATATGTATGGTCGGTGACCATATTTGTTCTTTTTCTTATTTACCTTATGTTCAGTAAGTATGGGAATATCCGGCTGGGCAGGAATGATAGTAAACCCAAGTATTCCTTTTTCTCATGGATTTCTATGCTGTTTGCAGCAGGAATGGGAATTGGATTGATGTACTTTAGTGTTGCTGAACCTATGCAGCATTATTCCAACGATGTATTTACCGGAAATAACCACATTAACAGAGCAAAAAACGCACAGTTGTATACCTTCTTCCATTGGGGGATTCATGCATGGGCTATTTATGGAGTTGTAGGCCTGGCTTTATCCTATTTTGCTTACCGCTACAGATTACCTCTTTCTCTGCGAAGTTGCTTTTATCCATTACTGAAAGATAAAATAAACGGTCGATGGGGAAATGCTATTGATGTTTTTGCCCTTTGCAGTACCTTCTTTGGTATTACCACAACATTAGGATTCGGAGTAGTACAGATTAATTCCGGTTTGCAGACATTGCATATTGTACCGGAGAATAGTTTTGTTTATCAGGTTATTATCGTAAGTGTATTGGTAACTCTTTCTATTATTTCTGCTGTTACAGGAGTAGACAAAGGAGTGAAATTGCTGAGTAATATTAATGTAATCAGTGTAATTGTACTACTGGTTTTTGTACTGGCTTTAGGACCAACAGTATATCTGATAGGTAGTTTTACAGAGGGATTGGGTAATTACATCAACAACTTCTTTAACCTTACATTCGGGACCCATGTGTATGAAGAAGAAACTCTGCCATGGTTTTACAATTGGACAATTTTATATTGGGCATGGTGGATTTCTTGGTCTCCGTATGTAGGACTATTTATTGCTAAAATATCGAAAGGCAGAACCATTAGAGAATTTATTGCAGCAGTACTGATCCTGCCAACCTTATTTAATTTTATCTGGATGTCCGTTTTTGGGAACAGTGCGATCTGGATAGACCTTCATGCTGCTGGTGGAGCGCTTAGCCAACTGGCTGGTGATCCGGATGCCTTAATGTTCAGGTTTCTGGAGTATATGCCATTCTCTTCCATTGTAAGTTTCTTTGTGATATTAATTATTCTTATCTTCTTTGTGACTTCTGCAGATTCAGGAATGTTTGTAATGAACAGCATAGCTACGAAAAATGCGAAGGTTTCTCCAAAATGGCAAACCGTATTCTGGGGAGTATTGCTTGCTGTACTGGCATTATTATTACTCAATGCAGGTGGATTGAAAGCCTTGCAGAGTATGACGCTAATCACAGCGTTACCTTTTTCCATTATCATTATATTGTTTATCGTCAGCCTGATGAAAGCACTTATCATTGATAAAAATTATTATGAACGCGACTTCTCCGCATCTACGGCTCCGTGGTCAGGAGAATATTGGAAGGAACGATTGAAACAGATTATTTCATTAGACGATCGCCAGTCAATAGACCATTTTATAAATACAACAGTTAAAACGGCTTTTACAGAATTGCAGGCCGAGTTTGCAGAAAACGGAACGGAAGCAAAGATCAATACTTATGAGAATCCTACACGGATTGAAATAGAGATTCAGTATGATTTGGTGAATAACTTTTTGTATGGAGTGAGAAACCAGTCCAGAACAGTATCTGCTTATTTATTAAACGAAGATAATCTGCCTGATGCAGACGATAATAAGGCGCATTTTCCGGGATCTTATTTCGGTGATGCCCGTGAAGGTTATGATGTAAGACTCTTTACCAAAAATGAACTGATCTCCGATGTATTAAAGCATTATGAACGTTTTATAGAAATTATCTCCGAAGAACGAAACGAAATGTTTATAAGCAGTAATGCAAACAAGAGAATGAAATAG
- the msrB gene encoding peptide-methionine (R)-S-oxide reductase MsrB has translation MNTILKTIVIGLSLVISIQANAQSEKFKIQNPYYSHTANNSLNVTNTEWKKILNTELYKVAREGDTETAFTGKYYEFDEKGTYYCAVCGNPLFLSTSKFATTCGWPSFYQPIHKNSVKYRKDTSYNMVRTEVLCGRCGSHLGHIFDDGPEPTGKRFCMNSVCLDFVPNKK, from the coding sequence ATGAATACAATATTGAAAACAATAGTTATCGGCCTGTCATTAGTCATTTCAATACAGGCTAATGCGCAGTCTGAAAAGTTTAAAATCCAGAATCCATATTACTCCCACACAGCCAATAATTCCTTAAATGTAACTAATACAGAATGGAAAAAGATTCTGAATACTGAATTGTATAAAGTAGCCCGGGAAGGAGATACCGAAACTGCTTTTACAGGGAAATATTATGAATTCGATGAGAAAGGAACATATTACTGTGCAGTTTGTGGCAATCCATTATTCCTTTCCACTTCAAAATTTGCAACCACATGCGGCTGGCCTTCCTTTTACCAGCCAATACATAAAAACAGTGTAAAATACAGAAAAGACACTTCTTATAATATGGTAAGAACAGAAGTTTTATGTGGCAGATGCGGATCTCATCTCGGTCATATTTTCGACGACGGCCCCGAACCTACCGGAAAGCGTTTCTGCATGAATTCAGTTTGTTTAGATTTTGTTCCAAACAAAAAATAA
- a CDS encoding fasciclin domain-containing protein, whose product MTTKSKITALGMLILSFAYSGNLTAQVMKEKTVMVGGAPMYPSKNIIENAVNSNDHKTLVAAVKAAGLVETLQGAGPFTVLAPTDEAFAMLPKGTVENLLKPENKEMLTKILTYHVLSGKYNAKQIWAAVKAGNGTSMMKTVEGEGVTFWTKGKDLYIKDAKGNSAKVTIADVNQSNGVIHVIDKVLMP is encoded by the coding sequence ATGACTACAAAATCAAAAATCACAGCTTTAGGAATGCTTATATTATCATTTGCCTATAGCGGAAATCTTACTGCACAAGTAATGAAAGAAAAAACAGTAATGGTAGGAGGAGCTCCTATGTACCCTTCTAAAAACATTATAGAAAACGCAGTAAACTCCAATGACCACAAAACACTTGTTGCTGCAGTAAAAGCAGCAGGTCTTGTTGAGACATTACAAGGAGCAGGACCTTTTACAGTGCTGGCACCTACCGATGAAGCTTTTGCTATGTTACCAAAAGGAACAGTAGAAAATCTCTTAAAACCGGAAAACAAAGAAATGCTGACTAAGATATTGACCTATCATGTTCTTTCCGGAAAATACAATGCTAAACAAATCTGGGCTGCTGTAAAAGCAGGAAACGGCACAAGCATGATGAAAACTGTAGAAGGGGAAGGTGTTACTTTCTGGACAAAAGGCAAAGATCTTTACATAAAAGATGCTAAAGGCAACAGTGCCAAAGTCACCATTGCCGATGTAAATCAATCCAACGGAGTTATTCACGTAATAGACAAAGTCCTTATGCCATAG
- a CDS encoding RNA polymerase sigma factor — protein MYDNYSGALYGVIFRIVQSKEYTEEIIQDVFVKIWNSVHQYDQQKGRFYTWMINIARNTAIDYLKSKGFQNELKNQSIPDFVYNSTALSTSNNTSDFIGFNNVLESLETDKQELINMAYYQGYTQNEISEQLKIPLGTVKTKMRNALMKLRDLLKDYQ, from the coding sequence TTGTATGATAACTACTCTGGCGCATTGTATGGTGTGATATTCCGAATTGTACAATCCAAAGAATATACTGAAGAGATTATTCAGGATGTTTTCGTTAAGATTTGGAACTCTGTCCACCAGTATGATCAGCAAAAGGGTAGGTTTTATACCTGGATGATCAATATTGCCAGAAATACGGCAATAGATTACTTAAAATCAAAAGGTTTTCAAAACGAGTTAAAAAACCAATCGATTCCGGATTTCGTATATAACAGTACAGCACTTTCTACATCCAATAATACTTCTGATTTTATTGGATTTAATAATGTGCTCGAGAGTTTGGAAACCGATAAACAGGAGCTTATTAATATGGCTTATTATCAGGGGTATACACAAAATGAAATATCCGAGCAATTGAAGATACCGCTGGGCACAGTGAAAACAAAAATGAGAAATGCACTAATGAAATTAAGAGATTTATTAAAAGATTATCAATAA